From Chrysemys picta bellii isolate R12L10 chromosome 1, ASM1138683v2, whole genome shotgun sequence:
caggagggggctgttggCAAACAGAGAATGCATTTAAGTTACAATGAGAAGATTTTAATTCCACCTTTGGCAGGGCACCAAGTTGCTATGGCTGCCCAGGTTTTCCTATGAGCTAAACTACCACCCCTTATGTTGCTGGGGAGCCATGAAACAGAGATGAGGATGCAAGAGACAAAGTTTCTGATCCAGCACAAGGCCAGTAAGAGCACAGGTGCTATATCAAGACAACACTATGTGCACTCTCAATCCCCAGACAAAAAAAGGTAGTTAGCAGGCCAGGGCATCAAAGCACATTTGGAAGAGACATTAACCCTTCATTATCAATTTCACCCTGGGCCGAGGGTCAGTACAGAGGCCAGGCTCCACTTACATTCTACTTAAAGGTTTGTGTAGGACATAACTGATGCATGGGTCGATGATGCTCCCCCAGTGTGTAACAGGGATAAGCTTCTCAAGCACTGAGGGGATTTGAAAGGGAAAGGGCTTTGGACAAGCAGAGCCCCACAAACATGGGGGCAAGGGTGACAAGGATGATCTatccaatcctgttcccattacAGTTTAATGCACAGGAGCAACAGTAGTGTGTAAACATGGACCTGGCCAGATTTAAATCGTTACCCTTCTAGTAACAATAGACTGACCAACTGGTATTAAGACAAGGGACCTTTGCTATCAGGCCCTACAATGCActgggaattcccccccccccccacacacacacacactttaggaCAAGTTAGACTAGAAGATCCCAAtcctcccctccaaccctgatgaCTGTAGATTTTGCCACTCCCATTTCACTCCTGGCTCCAATTCTCCTTCTCAAAGACAAGCTCCACAGCTTCATTCACATCCTGCACCACATAAGATGCCTCCACTAGGCTGGTGTCAAAGCGGAAGTCCCGGTGCCCGTGGAACACAGTCTCTACCACGCTCTCGTGTGGGTCAGCAGGCACATCTCCGTGAGGACTGTAGACCCCAGTGCAGACCAGAATTGACTTGCAACTCTCCAACGAGACGTACCAATCCTTCCTCAGCTCTGAATGGTCCTCACTCCGGGGATCTGCCACTACCACACTCCTCTTCACCTCGGCCTGGGCCTGACACGAAGCCTTGAGGTAGCGGTTGTAGAAGTTCGCACCATAGATGTCAGACATTGGATTATCCCTGTGCATGGCCATCAGATGAGGGAAATCAATTACTTCACAAGTTTGATTTGAACATAGGCAGGCTGGGATTGGTCCAGCATAAAGGTGGGTAGGGGAAGGCAAGGAATGAGCTAGAGTCAGATACTTACATAGAATTGGGCAGGTCAGATCAGTGGCCTGTCTAATCCAGCATACCAACTCTAgtagtggccaatgtcagattaTTGAGAGGAACATGGTAACAGCCCCGTGTCCAGCCATTTGCACAATGCTGGTTACGAGGAAGATATTCCTTCTtgttcccccctctgcccccaaagaatgtTTGATGGACCTTGTCTGAAGTGGCTGTAAAATGTAATTACTGGCTGGTTGATGCTAGTACACTGATGTGAAATTCCAGAGCTATGCTGTGTATCTCAGTCACATCCTGCAGCAGTGACTCAAGCAGGCTGACTATTCCAGTCAATTTCATGGAAATGCAGGGAGTCGTGGTTTAGTGACCTTTTGTCCTAATGCAGTTCAGATCAGCATTTAGAATAGGAAGCTCCAGAAATGCCTCAggagtttaaataaaaaaaaaaaaaaaaaaaaaaaaaaaactcctcctCATAAAACTCTGCTACAAAACCAGGGCTGAAGACCCCTAAGGAAACACACAGGAAGTAGTCTCTTACCCAACAGCATAGAGCCTGCAGATGGGAGATGGCCACCCTCGTCTTTCCACCTGCTGTTCGATCAGATACTCAGCATATTGGTAAGTGACAATGCTGGGTTTGCCGATCAGGGCCTCATATTTCAACTCCCTGCCGGTCACTTTTTTGTAGATGTTCTCCAAGCAGACAAGAAAGGTGCCATGGCCAAATCTGCCCCAGAAAAAGTATCATCAGTGCCCCCTGGCCCTTTGGCATTTGCACAGAAGCCATTATCCATCTTACGGCTATGATCATCTCCCAAGAGAGATGAAACTCTACCCTGATCCACACCTACATGCGAACAACTTGAAGACAGAACAGAAGTCCCCACCCTGCCATCCCTTCTTTTGAATTTACTTGGATATTAAATATGCAGAGAACCTACCCACCCCCCAATACAGAAGCCTCTCCAAAAAGTGTGCATCACATGTCGATTCTCACGTTTATCTCATGTATTCCTCAGTAAGATGGTCTCAAACAATAACTACTAGacattggaattaaaaaaaaaaaaaaaatctaccttcaGACATATGAATGGCTTAGAAACACGAGCAGCTGCAGACATGGGCCAAGTTctgtcttttttatttaaaactcagactttttctgtttttaattttccaCTTGGGATGAGAAGTCTGGTGCTTGGGCTTGACCCAAGAGTGGTGAATCTTTTGGAAAGGTGTGAACTGAATTCAACCAGATGGCTCAGTTTATGCAaaagggaaagaagagaagagGCTTTTTGCACTTAAATAAAAAGTGCACATTTTTCTGTTGCCTCAACGACCCAAAAAGGGTTGAACTTCAGAACTGTGAAGTCACCTAATCATAGTCCTTGATGCAGAAAGCCATCCTTTCTAAATATGAAGGTGTTGGGTTTAGCAGTACCGAAGCATCTACTCagacttaggcatctaaataaaaaaaggcccaattttgaaaatattggcccgAGTTCCCAACGCAACTTTGAGGTCTCTCCAAATAGTGCCACCCTTTCAAACAACACTAGAGAAACAAATATATACTGTAACCCCACTAAAAGGTCTCCTAGCCACATTACAGAGATGATGTAGGTTAGGTCTCAAGCAGAGCTCATCAACAGGGTAGCTGAATAAACTAGGCTAAAAGTGACCTTAACAAATATGTTTTTCACCTTGGCATCTTGGCTTCTGCCATCCACAAAAGATCCATGTTACAGGCAAGGACAGGTATATGGGGATATGGCACTGCTGCCAGCTCCACCCCAGGGTTCCCGTTGCTCAGGAGGACATCGATAATCAGctgcaggcttgtctcccactggACTGGCTCCCCAAACAGAATCACGCCTGAAACATTTCAGAGATACAGTACATGGAAGCTCAGAACGGCCACCCAttcaacaaataaaataaaagtaactcGGTCCACTACAATATACTTCTTCTGGAAGGGGACAAATAAACACTGTGTACTACGGCATCTGAATCAGTCATTCCGTCAGATGTCCCGTCACTAAATGGCTATCCAGCTGGCTTGGCTGAATAGCAAGCAGGATAACAGCATAAACATGGACAAAGCATAGCACTTACCTTCTATGGTAGGGAAGTCAGTGGTCAGAGGAGGCTGCAGGAAAAAACAAGCAAGGCTGGGTTAATAATACAAAATTAAACAGATTTGGTATTGACATAATGTGATAGTAAAGATGAGAGCCAAGAATTTCAAGAGGGACTAGTCATTTTGGAAGCCCACGTTTAGAAGTCTTCAcggggtctgatttttcagacaGATGCTCAATACTTgcggaaaatcaggcccttttaagaaGTCTTAAATCAGACGGACGGacagacgcgcacacacacacacaaaatcactaATCATTCTTGAAAAATCTTGGTTGTAAACACTAGGATActggggggtggaagggagtGTGTCAAAGCTACTGCAGCTCTAGCCTCTTCCAGCAGAGGCCATTGCAGAGAGCTATGTAAGAGTGCAGACCTCCAGGGAGCTCAGTAACAATCCCAACCTCCCCCAACAGGAGTCACTCTAATGAATGGTGTAAAGAGGGCTAGTTATAGATGACCTCAGAGCTATTCTATCAAAGGCCAGAACATACAAATGCTATAATCCCAGGTCACCAAGTCTCACAGACAGGTTGATATTTACCAGCTCCTTTGGTCTACGGCTTTGATCAACCATGTCCAGCAGGGGAAATGCCTTCCTCACATCCTGTATGGTAACCACATTCCGGAACCCCACACTATTTCAGACAGTCAAGGAAGGAAATAGAGCCTGCTCTTTACAGATTATGGGCtgatttacaaaagcacctaagggatttaggagcacaagtcacaGTGACTTTCAATAGGACTTCTGCTCCTAAGTCATGTAGAGGATTTCAAACAGCTCACCCCAAGTTGGAAATCCCATTACCCTATAAAAGCTGGGTCATTTCCTACCCCTACTTCTTCTGGAAGTTCAATATTGACTCAGGGCATTACTGGAAGACCATCCCATAGCACCAGAGATGACAATGCAGATCAAATCCATTCACGGAAACTTCGGAAGTCTCAAGTCTCTAGAGCACAGCAGGACAGCGACTCTCAGAAAGGTTACAGAAGGAGGGCTGCCAATTCACACCTGGTAAGTGGGTGCAAATTCACTAGCTTCAGTGGAATTGCATGTAGATAAAAAGAAAAAGTCTGTGGATAAACTTGTGCAAGAGAAcacatggtggagtctccatcactgacaatttttcaatcaagattggatcttttgcttaaaaaattatatatatatataagaattattttggggaagttctatagcctgtgttatataggtcaggttagatcaggggtaggcaacctatggcaagtgtgccgaaggcggcacgcgagctgattttcagtggcactcacactgcccgggtcctggccactggtccaggggggctctgcattttaatttaattttaaatgaagtgtcataaacattttaaaaaccttatttactttacacacaacaatagtttagttatatgttatagacttatagaaagagaccttctaaaaacattaaaatgtattagtgacacgcgaaaccttaaatgggagtgaataaatgaagactcggcacaccacttctgaaaggttgccgacccctgggctagatgatcacaatggtccattctgacCTTGGGATCTATGAAAGACGCTTACCCATCAATAGTCTCTGGTAACGAGACAGGTGCAGCAGAGAtggaatagattcatagattttaagaccagggaccattatgatcatctaatatGACCTTGCATAACACAGGGAAATTCTCTAACCTGTAGATACCAGTGCTGTTTAACAGGTCAGAATAGAACAGATATATTTTGGCAGAGCTTTTGTGGGTGGGTTCTAGATTTGGAGCAGCACAGGGAGTTAAAGATCAGACACATCAGCAGAGTTGGGGGAGCCTGGGACCCAATTAGCAGAGGAGAACAGTACATGGGACAAAATTGTGTAAGGAAagattgcacagcacctgccTATAATATGTCTGACTGCCGCCTGGCATGGACTGCAATATAAAAGATTACAGAAGCTAGGAGTTTTGCACCAATCGCAGTAAAATGGAGGCAGGAAGCATGGGCCGTAACTAACCCAGTCAGTGCAAGAAGCAAAACAGGCCACAAGGGCGCATCCAGAAGACAGACTGCAACTTAGTCCAAAGTTTCAAGTCTTCCAAAGGGTCCCCTCCCCACAAGATGCTCAGAATAAATCAAAAGACCTTTTCCCGCTCCCCTACCTCCCACAGGCTGGCCACACAGGTGTCCCAGTACGTATCCAGATATCACTGccccccccaggcacagccaATGCAGCACAGTTGTGAAGCTCTGATGGGACAAGCAGGGTCCATAGCCTCAGAACTGCAAAGGATACTTCCTGGCATTCTCCTCCACTGGCCCCTGCCCAGACACCAGCATACACTTCTCATGGAACTGACGGAAGAGatgcagggggctgtgggagaggatCACTTGCTCTGGAGACACCTGCAGGAGGAAAAAGAGACCAGAGTCAGCAGGATGGAAGCTCTCCATTCCCCACACAGCACTCAGCTGTTActccctgtgatgggttggatcacagaaacccccttgggagctgccacccgatgtgcaaagactacccctgcttctgttttccctgccagctcaggactccagcaccctgtcttgctgagccagacactcccgtctggctccagacacagatccagggtctgaatcacttgccccaaagctgcaagtttacctgaaaacagctcacagtagtgtgcttgtctttagcactcagatgcccaactcccaatagggtctaaacccagataaatccgttttaccctgcataaagcttagagagagatatgcacagctgtttgctcccccaggtattaatacatactctgagtaaattactaaataaaaagtgattttattaaatacagacagtaggatttaagtggttccaagtagtaacagacagaacaaagtaagtcaccaagcaaaataaaataaaatgcgcaaatctatgcctaatcaaactgaatacagataatctcaccctcagagatgcttcagtaagttttttctcagactggacaccttccaggcctgggcacaattctttcccctggaacAGCTgctgttccagctcaggtgatagctaggggattcttcatgatggctcctctcccctttgtgttctcttccacccctttatatatcttttgcataaggcgggaaccctttgtccctctgggtttccaccccccactggaaaagcaccaggttaaagatggattccagttcaggtgacatgatcacatgtcactgcaagacttcattactcacttgccagcacacacatatacaggaagactcacaggtaaaatacagctatctgcagacaatggtcctggttaatgggagtcatcaagattccaagccatcattaatggcccacactttacataatgacaataggccctcagagt
This genomic window contains:
- the HDHD5 gene encoding haloacid dehalogenase-like hydrolase domain-containing 5 isoform X2; amino-acid sequence: MTNQTPPTFGFLFDIDGVLVRGRYVIPAAQEAFRKLVDSNGQLRVPVVFVTNAGNCLQDVKAQELSDALGLKVSPEQVILSHSPLHLFRQFHEKCMLVSGQGPVEENARNVGFRNVVTIQDVRKAFPLLDMVDQSRRPKELPPLTTDFPTIEGVILFGEPVQWETSLQLIIDVLLSNGNPGVELAAVPYPHIPVLACNMDLLWMAEAKMPRFGHGTFLVCLENIYKKVTGRELKYEALIGKPSIVTYQYAEYLIEQQVERRGWPSPICRLYAVGDNPMSDIYGANFYNRYLKASCQAQAEVKRSVVVADPRSEDHSELRKDWYVSLESCKSILVCTGVYSPHGDVPADPHESVVETVFHGHRDFRFDTSLVEASYVVQDVNEAVELVFEKENWSQE
- the HDHD5 gene encoding haloacid dehalogenase-like hydrolase domain-containing 5 isoform X1; the protein is MLGAVVPSNPPRESRTPLWAPRSCPLIRGGGARRGSSRQRRGMGLGCLRCASKAAMRRWRRGGPWALLPSSQRGLGGGPLGVTETPPTFGFLFDIDGVLVRGRYVIPAAQEAFRKLVDSNGQLRVPVVFVTNAGNCLQDVKAQELSDALGLKVSPEQVILSHSPLHLFRQFHEKCMLVSGQGPVEENARNVGFRNVVTIQDVRKAFPLLDMVDQSRRPKELPPLTTDFPTIEGVILFGEPVQWETSLQLIIDVLLSNGNPGVELAAVPYPHIPVLACNMDLLWMAEAKMPRFGHGTFLVCLENIYKKVTGRELKYEALIGKPSIVTYQYAEYLIEQQVERRGWPSPICRLYAVGDNPMSDIYGANFYNRYLKASCQAQAEVKRSVVVADPRSEDHSELRKDWYVSLESCKSILVCTGVYSPHGDVPADPHESVVETVFHGHRDFRFDTSLVEASYVVQDVNEAVELVFEKENWSQE